TGGCCGTGCCGCGGCTCCGGTGCAGTGCCTCTTCGGCGTCGTGGCGGGGAAGGAAACTGAAGGCGGCCTCGGCCGCGGTCAGCACGGCCGCGACGGCCAGGAAAACCAGTGCCACCGCGACCAGGAGCAGTTGCGTCACTGGGTTGTCTCGGCGGGGGCTTCTTTGCCGGTGAAGCCGGACAGGAGTTCGCGCTGGAGCCCGAACATCTCCGCTTTCTCTTCCGGCTCGGCGTGGTCGTAGCCCAGCAGGTGCAGGATGCCGTGCGTGGTCAGCAGCAGCATCTCGTCCTGGAGCGAATGGCCGGCGTTCCGGGCCTGGACCTTGGCCACCTGCGGGCAGATGGCGATGTCGCCCAGCATCCCCTGGGGCGTGGGCCGGTCCGGGGTCCCGGGTGTCAGCTCGTCCATGGGGACCGAGAGCACGTCCGTGGCGCCAGGTTCATCCATCAGCTCGATGTGCAGCTTCTCCATGGCGGGTTCGTCCACGAGGAGAATGGAGAGTTCGGCCTGCGGGTGGATGTAGAGCTGTTCAAAGATGTACCGCGACAGGGCAACGAGCTCGGATTCCTCCACCTGGATGCCGGACTCGTTGTTGACCTCGATGCTCACGCGTGTTCCCCCCGTTTTTCCCTGCCGGCTGAGTGCTTGACCCGGTTGCGCTGGGTTTCGTCCCAGATGCTGTAGGCGTTGACAATGTCTCCCACGAGCCGGTGCCGCACAACATCGGCGGCGTCCAGGACGGAGAAGCTGACCCCGTCGATGCCTTGCAGGATTTCCTCAACGATCCGCAGCCCGGACCGCGTCCCGAACGGCAGGTCCACCTGGGTGACGTCCCCCGTGACCACCATCTTGGATCCGAATCCAAGCCGGGTGAGGAACATCTTCATCTGTTCCGGCGTGGTGTTCTGGGCCTCGTCGAGGATGATGAAGGCGTCGTTGAGGGTTCGCCCGCGCATGTAGGCCAGGGGCGCCACCTCGATGGTGCCGGCGGCCATGAGCCGCGGGATGGATTCGGGGTCCATCATGTCGTGCAGGGCGTCATAGAGCGGCCTGAGATAGGGATCGATCTTGTCGCTGAGCGTGCCGGGCAGGAACCCCAGCCGCTCCCCCGCCTCCACTGCGGGGCGCGTGAGGATGATCCTGCTGACCTCTTTTTGCTGAAGCGCCTGGACCGCCTTCGCCATGGCCAGATAGGTCTTACCCGTACCGGCGGGCCCGATGCCGAAGATCACCGTGTTGGCGTCGATGGCATCAACGTAGTTCTTCTGGTTGAGGGTTTTGGGCCGGATGGTCCTGCCGCGGCTGGAGAGGATGTCGTGGGTGAGCACGTCCACGGGATTCTGCAGCGACTGGGTGCGCAGCAGCGACACCAGCTGCTGCAGTACCGCCGGCGTGATGACAGTGCCCCGGGCCACCAGGCCGCGGACCTCCTGGAGGAGCCGCATGATCCGGGGGACGTCCGTGACGGGGCCGCTGATGGACAGTTCGTTGCCGCGGGCGTGGAAGTTGACGTCGGGAAACTGCTCTTCAATGAAGCGAAGCGCCTCATCGTGGCTGCCAAGTGATTGAACCATCTGGTCGGTGTTCTCAAAGAGGACAACTTCGGTCCGGGTGCCGGGCATGGAGTGGGGAAATTCCCCCGGACTGCCTTCGCCCGTGTTGAGCCGGCGCTTACCATTTGCTGATTCAGTCATGGTGTTGGCCCGCAGGCCCGTGGTCCCCTCGAAGATCGACATCACTTGTTTGCGTTTGGCTGATGCCGGGGCCCGTTGCGCGGTGCTCCCTGCCCAGCGATCCCTTTATCTTACGCCAGCACCGGTATGGAGCAGATACCCGGCTCAACGGGAGCGGCCGCTCCACCCATGAAACCGTGCCGGGCACGGCGTTAGGTATCAACTTCATATCGGCCTCATATCGTTCCAGTTGCAGTTGGCCGGAAGGAGGCGCAGAGCAGCTGACCGCGCGCACCGCTGTGCAATGCTGGAAATCCAGCATCTGCTGGGACGCCAGGCCGCCAGGGGGATCGGCCCGCCACGCCAGGAAAGGAC
This window of the Pseudarthrobacter defluvii genome carries:
- the ybeY gene encoding rRNA maturation RNase YbeY translates to MSIEVNNESGIQVEESELVALSRYIFEQLYIHPQAELSILLVDEPAMEKLHIELMDEPGATDVLSVPMDELTPGTPDRPTPQGMLGDIAICPQVAKVQARNAGHSLQDEMLLLTTHGILHLLGYDHAEPEEKAEMFGLQRELLSGFTGKEAPAETTQ
- a CDS encoding PhoH family protein; the encoded protein is MTESANGKRRLNTGEGSPGEFPHSMPGTRTEVVLFENTDQMVQSLGSHDEALRFIEEQFPDVNFHARGNELSISGPVTDVPRIMRLLQEVRGLVARGTVITPAVLQQLVSLLRTQSLQNPVDVLTHDILSSRGRTIRPKTLNQKNYVDAIDANTVIFGIGPAGTGKTYLAMAKAVQALQQKEVSRIILTRPAVEAGERLGFLPGTLSDKIDPYLRPLYDALHDMMDPESIPRLMAAGTIEVAPLAYMRGRTLNDAFIILDEAQNTTPEQMKMFLTRLGFGSKMVVTGDVTQVDLPFGTRSGLRIVEEILQGIDGVSFSVLDAADVVRHRLVGDIVNAYSIWDETQRNRVKHSAGREKRGEHA